The DNA region TGCACAACGCTTTGGACAGGAGCGTCGCGTTCGACCTGACGGTGGACGCTCCTCTGGGCTGGGATGTCGCGGGCGCTGGAGTGGTCTCGTTGGCGCCCGGGGAGCGTCGCACGGTCGAGCTGCGGGTGGTGCCCCCGACGGACGTCGCCGTCGGCAGCTACAGGATAGCTATCGGGGGGAGGTACGATGGCGTGAAGGCGGTCGTCCCCATAGAGGTGGACCTCGAGCTCCGTCCGGCGCTGGAGCTCGAGGTGTTGCCCCTGCGGGAGCGACCCGCGGCCGGCACGGAGCTCAGGGTGCGCGTAGCCAACGCCAGCGCGCACGCCCAGTCGGGCACGCTGGCTCTCCAGCTGCCGGCCGGCTGGTCGGCCTCGCCGTCCTCGGCCGCGTACGGGCCACTGGCGCCGGGGGAGTCGCAGACCATGAGCTTCGAACTGACCGCCGTGCGCCAGGCCGACTTCAACGAGTACGAGGTGGGCATCTCCGCCACCTACACTGCGGGTGTGGTTAGCGCCAGCCAGGCGCTGGATTTCCTGGCGATCCCCAGGGGGCGGGCGGCCGTGGATGGTGATCTGTCCGACTGGCGAGCGGCCCTGCCCATCCACCTAGACAGGGCCTCACAGGTGGCGGAGAAGAAGGGCTGGACTCCCCAGGACCTCTCCGCCGTGGGCTACACGATGTGGGACGATGACTACCTCTACGTCGCGGTGAGGGTGACGGACAACGCCTTCCGCCAGACCTACACGGGCGGCGACGTCTGGCGTGGGGACGGCGTGCAGTTCGCGATCGACGCGCTCAACAACAAGTCCGACAGCTACGACTCGGACGACTCGGAGTGGGGGCTGACCCTCACCCCTGCCGGGCCTCAGGTGTGGCGGTGGTACGGCAGCGGCGGGCTGCCGGGCAACGTGCTGGTCGAGTCGGCCAGGCTGAGCGTGGTCAGGCAGGGCGACCAGACGGTGTACGAGGCAGCGATCCCGATCTCGGAGATCAGGCCGCTGGTCCCAAGCCCCGGTGGGCAGATCGGGTTCGACCTGCTGGTCAACGACGACGATGGCTCCGGCAGGTCGGGTTGGATCGAGTGGACGCCCGGGATAGGCTACGGCAAGGTGCCCCGCCTGTTCGACTCCTTCACCTTCCTGCCATGAAGGCTGGAGGTCTGGGCGAGCGGAGATCCTAGCGCTGCCGGGCGATGCCGACGGCCGCCAGTAGCTCCTGTGGGGTGAGGGGCAGGGGGGCTAGCCCCAGGCGCTGGCCTATCAGCAGCGCTGCCGGCGGGTGGACGTGGGTGCGGGCGAGCACCTCCGCCTGCGCGAACACCTCTCTGGGCCCGCCATCGAGCAGCACCCTCCCCGCGTGCAGGGCGATGGCGCGGTCGGCGTGCTCGGCGGCGAACTCCACGTCGTGGGTGACCACCACGACCAGCTTCCCCTCCCCCACCAGGTGCTCCACCAGCGCCCCCAGGAGCTGTATCCCCTCGGCGTCCTGACCCCCAGTGGGCTCGTCGAGCACGACCACCGGCGAGGCCATGGTGAGCACCGAGGCGATCGCCACCCGCTTGCGCCACGAGAGCCCCAGGTCGTAGGGCTTGCGGTGCCTGACATCCCGCAGCTGCAGCAGGTCGAGCGCCCTCTCCACCAGCTTCTCGGCCTCCTCGGGAGGGAAGCCCATGTTCTCCGCGCCGAAGCGCACCTCCCGCTCGACGCTGCTCCGGAAGAGCTGGTCGTCGGGGTTCTGGAAGGCCAGCGCCACGTGGCGCGCCAGGTGGGCCACGCGGTGGTCTCGCGTGTCCTCCCCGCGCACGAGCACCCGCCCGCTGCTGGGCTTGAGGAGGCCGTTGAGGTGCTTCATGAGCGTGGTCTTGCCCGAGCCGTTCTGCCCCAGGATGCAGACGCATCCCGCATCCATCTCCAGCGACACGTCCTCCAGCGCCCTCACCTGGCCCCCGTAGGAGAAGCTTACCCCCTCCAGCCTCACCTGCGGCTCGCCCGATCGGCCCTCGCGCACGGGGTCGACGGCTTGGAGGTCGGAGCCCCTCGCCTGCAGCACCCCCTCGATCTCCGCCGCGGCCTCCTCAACGGTGAGGGGCAGCGGCCGGGACACGGGGACCGCCTCGGCCTGACGCAGCTGCCAGCCCACCGCGGCGGGCACGGGCATCACGAGCGGCAGCCCCGACGCCAGCGCCCGCCCCAGCACCTCTCGGGGCTCGCCCTCCAGCACTATCCTGCCGCCCCGCATCACCAACAGGCGGTCGGCGTACCTCGAGAGCCTCTCCAAGTCCTGGCTGACCATGATCACGGTGAGGCCCTGCTGGTGCAGCTTAAGCACCGTCTCGAACACCTCCTCCGCGCCCACGGGATCGAGCTGGGAGGTGGGCTCGTCCAGGAGGAGGATCTCGGGGCGCATGGCCAGCACGGAGGCGATGGCCACCCGCTGAGACTGCCCACCCGACAGGCGCATGGGGTGGCGATCCGCCAGGTGATCTATGCCCATCAGCCGCATGCTCTCCCATGCCCTGCGCTCGATCTCCTCGCGCGGCAGCCCCATGTTCTCGAGCGCGAACGCCACCTCCTCCAGCACCGTCAGGGAGGCGCCGGTGAGCTGGTCGAACGGGTTCTCGAACACGTAGCCCACCTTGCCCGCCAGCTCCTCCACGGGCACCCGCCGGGTGGGCGCTCCGTCCACGACCACCTCACCGGAGAGCTCGCCGTCGAACAAGTGCGGGATGTAGCCGGCGATGAGGCGGCAGAGGGAGGTCTTGCCCGCGTCCGCGGGGCCCGTGATCCCCACGAAGCTGCCGCGCTCGATGACGCAGCTCACGCCGTCCAGCGCCCTCACTCCCGGTTGGGCGGCGTAGGTGAAGGCTACGTCCGCGATCTCTATCAGGCTCATGCTACCACCTTCCATGCTATCAGGAGCAACAGCAAGGCCGGAGCCGCCCAGCGCAGGAGGCGGTCCACGCCCCCATCGGGCACCTCCAGGAGGCTGGTCCGCTGGCCCTTACGGCCGAACCCCCTGGCCTCGAGCGCCAGGAAGCGCGTCTCCGCTGCGATGAGCGCCCCCGCGATGAGGGGCACCAGCATGACGGTCAGCGATCCCAACCGCCTCCAGAGGTTGGCGCGGGTGTCTAGCCCCCTGGCCTGCTGCGCCTCGGAGATGATGAGGGCGCGCCGCTGCATCTCGGGGATGAACTGGAGCGAGGCCAGGAAGACGTAGGCCAGCTTGGGGGACATCCCGCGCTGGACCAGCGCCACCGACAGGGCCTTGGGATGGGTAGTGAGCATCAGCAGCAGGAACGCGAGGATGATCACCGCGATCCGGCAGGTGAAGGTGAGGGCGTACAGCAATCCCTCGCGCCAGAAGGTGATCGGCCCCACGGTGACCACCGGGGTCTGCCTGCCGGGATAGAACATCCCCTGGATGAGCAGGAGGGCGATCGCCAGGGGGGCGAGGATGGAGAGCGTGGGTCGGATGGCCCTGCCGGCCACCCCTGCCAGCCAAGCGCAGGCCAGCAGGAGCAGAGCTACCACGAGCGAGGGCGCGAAGCCCGGCATGAGAAAGGTGGCCACCACCAGGCACGTGGCTACCACCAGCTTGGTGACGGGGTTGAGCCTGTGGAGGAAGCTGTCTCCCTGGACGTACTCCAGCATCTGGGCCTCCTACTCCGGCAGGGTCTGCCTGGCCTTGGGAGGGCGGTACCTGGCGGGGATGGCCCTGGCTATGAAGAACGCAAGGTACGAGCTGATGATCTTGTCTATGGGCTCCACGATGAAGCTGGTCTTGAGCACGCTGGACAGCAGCTGGTTCCCCGTGGCCAGGAAGTAGCCGACTATCAGGTCGGTGCCGTGGCCCGTGACGCCGCCGAAGACGAACACCGTGATGGGCGCGCTCACCACCACTGCCACGATCGTGATGATGATGCCGCTCACCGCGACCTTCCAGTAGGACTTGAACCATCCCGTGACGGCGAGTATCCCTGCCACCAGGCCTATCGCTAGGTTGGTGGCGCTGTAGGGCAGCAGCGTTGGGTTGACCACCAGCCCCGTGACGATGTTGGTCAGGAAGCCCGCCAGGGCACCCACCCAGGGGCCGGCCAGCACTCCCACCAGGATGGTCCCGATCACGTCGAGGAAGATCGGCAGCCTGAGCACCTGGGCGATGTAACCCCCCACGACGTTGATGCCTATGCCTATGGGGATGAGCACCCAGGCGCGCGTGGTGAAGTCCTCCGATATGCTGCGGATGAAGGGCAGGCCGCCAGCTCTGTTAGGGGTAGTATCTGCCATCTCACACCTCCTGTCCCGTTGGTAGTGGACCGTTAGAGCTCGGGGAGTCAGGGCTCAGCGGTTCTAGGGTTACCTAATGATATTGCAGGCACCTCTCCTAGTCAACACCTGGAAGGCTTTACCCCTGCTCCAAATGGGTATATCATATACGCACCTAGCGGCGTGCATATATATGTGCTGTCTTGTGACGTCAATGCGAAAGGTGTGTTGAGCTTACGGCGCGGAAAGGAGAGCGATATGAGGACCAAGCTATCTAGGAGGCACTTCCTGCGCGCGTCCGCCCTGGCTGCGGGCTCGCTGCTCCTGGGCTGCGGTGGAGGAGGCCAGCGGACCTCGACTCCGACGACTACCTCCAGCGCGCCCACTACTCCCGGCGCCTCACCCACGCCCCCTGAGGTTGGGCAGGCGCCCGTCGCCACCCCTCAGCCGTCTGGGCTGCCGCAATCAATAAGTAGGGCCACCCCCGCATCCTACGCGGGCGAGTACCACGAGGCTCCGATGCTGGCTGAGCTGGTGAAGGCGGGCAAGCTGCCGCCCGTGGAGCAGAGGCTGCCCAAGCACCCCTACGTCGTGCCCCACAAGTGGGTGCAGCAGGGCAAGTACGGTGGCAGGCTGGAGATGAGCTACTCAGACCAGGAGGGGATCTCCACCTTCATGCAGGAGTGCATGTACGGCCACTCGCCGCTGCGCTGGCTGGAGGATGGTACCAAGGTGGGCCCTGGGCTGGTAGAGGCCTGGGAGTCCAACGACGACGCCAGCCGATGGACGCTGCACTTCCGGGAGGGGATAAAATGGTCGGACGGCAAGCCCTTCACCGTCGATGACGTGTTGTTCTGGTGGGAGGATATGGTGCTCAACGAGGAGCACCCGGCCTTACCTCCGGACGAGTGCAGGTCGGGCAAGGGGACCCTGGCCAAGTTCAAGAAGGTGGATGACTACACCTTGATGGTGGAGTTCGATGCTCCCCAGCCCATATTCCCTGAGCTGCTGTGCAAGTACGTCAAGCGTGGTCAGGGAGGCGATTGGCTTCAGCCCAAGCACTACCTCAAGCAGTTCCATCCCAGGTACAACCCCAAGGTGGGCAAGAACTGGGTGATGGAGTTTGACGAGAAGAAGGACTTTACCCGCAACCCCGACTGCCCCGCCCTCACAGGCTGGGTGCTGGCCGAGATCAAGCCGCTGGATCACACCCTGTGGGTGCGCAACCCCTACTACTGGTGTGTGGACCGCTGGGGCAACCAGCTGCCGTACATCGACTCGGTGCGCCTGACGTACGTCCAGGACCCGCAGGTGCTCAGGCTGCGTTATATGCAAGGTAAGGCCGACTACGTGCTCAGTATCTTCACGGACCTGACTCTGGCCGACGTGTCCGGCTTCAAGCAGGCGGAGGACAAGAGCGGCATGGAGGTCAGGTTCTGGGACTCCGGCTCGGGCACGGGCTCGATCTTCTTCTTCAACTTCGACTACAAGAACAAGGCTTATCGGGACCTGATACGCAACACCAAGTTCCGCAAGGCGTTGTCGCACGCCTTCAATCGCCAGGCGGTGCAGAAGCTCGTCTACTACCAGACGGGTGAGCTCACGACGGGCACGTACAGCCCAAAGACTCTGGAGCTACGAGCGGGCAGTGGGGCTCGCCAGGTGTACCAGCAATGGCGGGACAGCGCGATCAAGTATGATCCCGAACTGGCCAAGCAGCTGCTGGACGAGATCGGCGTGGTGGACAAGGACGGCGACGGCTGGCGGGAGCTGCCCGACGGGGGTAAGCTCCTGATCACCCTGGACTACGGCGCGCCCGGCGGTCCCGAGCACGTGCAGAAGAACGAGCTGCTCTCGAAGGACTGGAAGGCTATAGGGATCAACGCCCGCCCCAACCCCGTGCCGCCCAGCTCCATAGCTGATCGCTGGGCTGCGGGGCAGCAGTTCTCCCGGGCCGACTGGGAGGTAGGAGACTCCATGAGCATCTGGGTGAGCCCGCAGTGGCTGTTCCCCATAGAGTCCACGAAATGGGCGCCGCTGCACGGCAGCTGGTGGATGGTCAGGGGCACCCCCGAGGAGAAACGACAGACCTCGCTGGATCCCTGGCGCCGGACGCCCCTAAGGATAGGTCCGGAGGACGAGGCTTTCTTCGAGCCCATCGGCCGCATGTGGCAGATCTACGATCGCGCCCGGGTGGAAGTGGATCCCGTCAAGCGGGGCAGGATGGCCTGGGACGCCATCAAGATCCACATAGAGGAGGGACCGTTCATCATGGGCTGCGTGGCCAACTACCCCAGGATCGTGCTCGTCAAGCGGGGGCTGATGAACGTCCCCCGTCGGGAGGACCTCACGCTGCACGGCTTCACCAACCCCTGGCATCATCCCACACCCGCGGTGTACGATCCTGAGACTTGGTACTGGGACAATCCCCAGGAGCACCAGCCGTGACCATCTGGACCCTAACGCCGACTCCCACCTTGGGACGGAGCACAGCCCCGGGAACAGGCATTTTACATAAAATAGCCGGCTTGTTAGGTGCCGTGCTCGGTATCGCGAGGGCTTGTGGGGGTGCCCACCGAGTTTGACGGCACCTTGGATGGCTTACGCCCGCGCGCACTGGCAGGTGGGGCGAATACGGGCGCAAGACATCCTGGGGGACTATCCCGGGGAACTTCGCCCCGGGAAGAGCTCTCGCTGAGGCGTGTGCTCCGGCCCCTCGTCCTTGGGGGCAGTCGGGGGCACGGCTAGCAGGGATAAGCGCTGGGGCCTGTGCGGGCAGGTCGGTGTCCTGCTGGGGAGCGCGGCGGGCCCCTGAAGCCCTTGCCCCGTACGCTGTCGGGACGGCGGGTAGGCTAGCGCCAGACGGGTCGGTTGTGGCGGGGCCTCGAGCACCTCTCCCCTTGCCTCTCCGTGTGCGGGAGGGCGAGCTTCGCCGGAGGTACGTCTGCCCCTCGGGCTGGCCCGAGAAGCAGAGGTCGACAGCAGATCCCCCTACCTTGGCAGGAGGTGTGCGAGGTCGCTCAGGGTGGTGCTGCCGTGTATGCGCACCCTGGGCAGAGCTAGGGGGTTGGAGCGTGGCGTTGCCCATCCGTAGAGGGTGGTCACGGCCGACCTGTAACCAGCCTCCCTCACCAGCTCGACTACCCGTGAGTTGAACCTGCCCCCGGGGTAGCTGAAGCTGTCCACGGGGTGGCCAAGCCTGCTCGCCAGCTCTAGCCTGCTCTGCACTAGCTGGTAGCGGGCCGCCGCTGGGCTCAGCACCGTGAGGTCCAGGTGGTTCACGGTGTGAGAGCCTATCTCCACCATGCCCGTGCGGTCCAGCTGCCGGATCTGGCCCCAGGTGAGGTAGCCCCGGTGGCCGATCAGGGCCGTGATGACGAACACCGTGGCCTCAAAGTGGCGGCTGCGCAGCAAAGGCCAGGCGGTGGTGTAGAAGTCCTCGTAGCCGTCGTCGAAGGTCAGCACCACCGGGTGAGGTGGCAGCGCATACCTATGGGCGCGTGCCAGCGAGAGCTCTTTCAGGGTGATCGTGTGGTACCCGTGGGAAGCTAGGTAGGCCAATTGCTGGGCGAAATGCGCCGGCGTGACGGTGAGATCTCTGCCCACTGGGTCGGTCGGCCCCGGCATTGGCCGGATGTAATGGTACATCAGGATGGGCACCGGGGTCCGCCAGGGAGCCGGGGAGGGCTGGGCAGGCGGTCCTGGGGGAGTGCCGTGGCGGTTGGTGGCCCTGGTCGGGAGGGGCGTCGCTGGGTGGGCTATGTGGCAGCTGGGGAGCGCCGGCGGGGCTGAGCCGTGGGATGGGCTGAACACGGCTCCGTGTGCCTGCGATGGCCTGGATTGACGAGTTGGCAGCTGCGCCAGCGGCTGAGCCGGCGTGCCCAGGCCCACCCGGCAGGCGAGGAGCACCAACGCGAGCAGCGAGCACAGCCAGGCTCGCACGAGGCTACGCCCCATGGTGCAGCTACTCCTGGTGTGCTGGCTGGGGGATGTCCGGGGAGTCGTTGGAGGGGTTGTTGACGTGCCTGGACACGGGGTAGTACTCCAGCCAGTCGTCGGGGACAGGCAGCAGCAACCTCCCCAGCCTGTGGGGATCCGTCTCATCGGCCGACAGCCACAGCTCCTCGTCCTCGGGCCGCAGGACGGCCGGCATGCGAGCGTGCACCCTTGCGGCCACCCTGTTGGGCTCGGTGGTGACTATGACCACCCTGCTCTCACCGTCCTGCTCCAGCCTCACCCCAGCCAGCCCGAAGATCTCCGCCTGCCGCAACCGGAAGAGATAGGGCCGCTTGGTCCTATCCCACTCGAAGTAGTAGCTGCAGGGGACGATCACCCGATCGTGCACGGCCGCATCGCGAAACGTCTTGCTGGTAAACAGCGTCTCGGCCTTGGCGTTGATGATCTGTCTGGAAGGGCTCTGCTCCTGCATCCACTGAGGGGAGTAGCCCCAGCGCACGAGGGCCAGCTCCTTCTCCGGAGTGACCACCGGAACCTCCTGGCTGGGGGCGATGTTGTACCTGGGGGCCCAGGGGATCTCCGATTGGGTTGCCCCGAACCTGTGGGCTAGTTGCTCGGGATCCGCTTCGAGGCCAAACCTCCCGCACATGTTGACCGACTCCTATCGTGATTCTGCGTCCCGTCACTTGACTCTAGCATACCGCTGGCCAGCTAGCTAGTGGTAGGCGTGCCCGCATCGCTAGCGGCTGCCGGGGGACAGGACCTCCCGAAACCCCTCCCTCCAGGAGGGGTACACGGGTTGCCAACCCAGCTCCCTCGCCCTCTGGTTGCTCGCTCCCCGCTGCCAACCCTCCCTGCCGGGCCTCCTGGCGGGTGCGGGGGCGCCGACCAACTTGGCGTAGAGGGGCATCCAGGTGCTCTCGGCCGCCGGCTCGTCGTCCACTACGTTCACCGGCCCCGCTGGCCACTCCAGCGCATCCACTGCCGCCCGAGCGGCGTCCGCCACGTGCACGAAGGAGGTGACGCCGTCGGAGGCCACCACCTCACCCCTGCGCAGCCCCTCGGTGAAGAGCCCGTGCCTCGCGTACCAGGTGCCGGGGCCGTAGAGCACGCCGTAGCGCAGCACCACCCCTATGGGCATCTCGGCCACTGCCTGCTCGAGGGCGTGCACCCCGGCTACCGTGAGCCCGCGGGCTCCCGTCGCCTCCAGGTGCAGGGGTTCGTCCTCCGTGGCGGGTCCGCTCCCGGGGGCGTAAGCGAAGGCTATGCTCTGGGCTATCATGCGCTCGACCCCTACCTCCAGCGATGCGTCCACGAGGTGGCGTGTGCCCTCGATCCGCAGCCTGGAGTTGGCCTCGAGGTCGCGGGCGCTGAGGGCGGTCAGCTGGTGGATTACCACGTCGGGGTGCTCCTTCCTCAGCAGCTCGAACACCTCGGCGCGGTCGAGGCAGTCCACGAGCGCCGGCCTGCCGCCGGCCGCCGCGATCAGCCTCGCGCGGTCGGGACTACGGGTCGTGCTCACCACCTCGTGCCCGGCCGCGACCAGCAGCGGCAGCAGCTGCCTCCCGATCGCCCCGGTGGCGCCAGCCAGCAGGATCTTCATGGCCCCTCCCGGTCTAGTATGCCTCTGCTCCAGTATACAGGCTCTTGCCGGTGGGGAAGGTCGACAAGGGCCCTGTCCCGCCAGACCAGCTGGTGCTCCCGGGTCCGCCCTGCGCTTGGCCGGGAGATCACTGATGGCGGCAGGTGGTTGGGGCGGCTGGGGGCGTTCCAGGGAGATCCCTTTCTCCCTCAAGCGGGCTACCAGCCCCAGCCTCCTCGGGCAGGCTGGGGCTGGCCAGCGCCGGCAGCGCTTGCCGCGGATATCCCGCCGCGGGGACCTAAGGCGAGGTGCTGCGGATGGATGGTGCCTCGTTGATATCCCGCCCCGCGAGCACCTCGAGCAGCCAATCGGCGGCCACCCGCAGCCTCTGGGAGCCGCTCGGGATCTTTGCGAGGTAGACCCCTCGCCAGAGAAGCCAGGCGGGGAGCCCCGAGAGCTTGATGCCCTTGAGGTCCGCTATGGCGGATCTGCGACCCACGAGGGCCAGCTCGCCTATCGGGCTGTACCTGAAGGGCCTCGGGGCCCTGCCCTGCGAGACCAGGGCTATGTTGGCGGCCACCGTTCTGCCCTCTCTGGTGGCGTTCTGCGCGGTGGGCGCGTAGCTGCCGCCGCCCACCCTGGGCACCTCGGCACAGTCTCCCACCGCCCACAGCCCTGGGTGTCCCGGCACGCTGAGGTAAGGATCCACCTTGAGGCCGCCGTGGGCTCCCTTGGGGGCCTCTATCCTGTCGACTATGGGGTTAGGGGCTACACCGGCGGTCCAGACCACCGTCTTGGTGCGTATCTGCCTGCCTCCCTTGAGCGTCACGTGGTCCCCGGCCACCTCGGACAGCTCGGTGCGAAGCAGCACCTCCACGCCAGAGCGCTCGAGCTCCTGGTGCGTGTAGGCCGCCAGCCTCTCCCCGAGCTCTTCCAGCAGCCTGCTACCATGGTGCACCAGCACCACCCTGACGTCCGCTGGATGGAGGTTGGGGTAGCGCAGCACGAGGCGACGGACGAAGGCGTTCACCGCCGCCGTGGTCTCCACCCCCGAGAGCCCTCCGCCCACCGTGACGAAGGTCAGCAATCGCTGGTGCTCGCCGTCGTCGCTCAGCGCGTTGGCCAGCTCGAACGCGCCCAGGATGTGGTTGTACAGGTTGGCGGCGTCCTCCAGGGTCTTCATCCCGAAGGAGTGCTGCTCGGCGCTGGCCACGTGGTGGAAGTTGGTGACCGACCCCAGCGCCACGACGAGGTGGTCGTACGGCAGCTCGAGCTGCTTCTCCGGCAGCCCAGCGTCGCTTGAGCCGACCCTGACCCGCACCACCCTGTCGGACGGGGAGACATCCTCCACCTCCCCCTGCTGGAAGCTCACGCGGCGCGACAGAGATCGCAGGTTGACCGCCGCGTGCCGCAGGTCGATCTCGCCCACCGCCACCTCCGTCAGCAGGGGCGTGAACACGGCGAAGTTGGTCCGGTTGACGAGCGTTATCCTGGCCCGGGGGAGCTGCCTGGCCAGCTCGTGCGCAGCCGACATGCCGGCGAAGCCCCCGCCGAGCACCACCACTTGGGGTTCTCCGTTGGGCATAGCTAAACCTCCTGCTTCAGGTCCAGCACCACGAAGCCCTTGCGCTCTATCTGCAGGGGCATGCCCTGCTGGAGCTTTTGGGCTGGGACGCGGCCCATGTCCTGCCACTGCCCGAACAGGCTGTTGTAGGCCCGCAGCCTGTACTCCCCCGACAGCTCCAGCTCCACGTGGATGCCTATGTTGACCGTCTCTCGGGCGGTGTTGCCGGCAAAGAGCAGGAGATCGTCTCCCTGCCTCAGCCCCACCGGGCACACCGCGTCGCTGCTGACTCGCACGTGCGGGGTGATGTCCTGCTCGTACACCAGGTACGGGGTGGATTCCTGGAACTGGAAGTTGGTGTACATCAGGATATCGGGTGCCCTGACGACGACCCAGGTCAGGTAGTGCCCCCGATAGGGCACCTTCTGCGCCGCCAGCCACTTCCAGTCGGGTGGCATCTTGGGCTGTACCCGCACGGAGCCCGTGATGTCCAGCCCGGCTACCCCCTCTATCGCGGCCCACAGGTAGCGGGGCGGGAACCAGGGCGACAGCATCATGCCCTGGTTGACCAGGGTCTCGCCGTGCAGCCACTCGGAGAACTGCCCCGGCACGGTGTTCCGGTGGCGGGGATCGCTGGAGTAGCAGCGGAAGCTGATGTGGAGGGCGTGGGCCATGAAGCCTGGAGTGTAGCGGGCGGCCGCGAAGGCGTACCAGAAGGACACCCCCACCCACACTCCCCCGAGCAGTCCCCAGCCGCCGTTGGGGGTATAGTCCACCGAGTCCCTGGGCACGGTC from Thermobaculum terrenum ATCC BAA-798 includes:
- a CDS encoding ABC transporter ATP-binding protein, which encodes MSLIEIADVAFTYAAQPGVRALDGVSCVIERGSFVGITGPADAGKTSLCRLIAGYIPHLFDGELSGEVVVDGAPTRRVPVEELAGKVGYVFENPFDQLTGASLTVLEEVAFALENMGLPREEIERRAWESMRLMGIDHLADRHPMRLSGGQSQRVAIASVLAMRPEILLLDEPTSQLDPVGAEEVFETVLKLHQQGLTVIMVSQDLERLSRYADRLLVMRGGRIVLEGEPREVLGRALASGLPLVMPVPAAVGWQLRQAEAVPVSRPLPLTVEEAAAEIEGVLQARGSDLQAVDPVREGRSGEPQVRLEGVSFSYGGQVRALEDVSLEMDAGCVCILGQNGSGKTTLMKHLNGLLKPSSGRVLVRGEDTRDHRVAHLARHVALAFQNPDDQLFRSSVEREVRFGAENMGFPPEEAEKLVERALDLLQLRDVRHRKPYDLGLSWRKRVAIASVLTMASPVVVLDEPTGGQDAEGIQLLGALVEHLVGEGKLVVVVTHDVEFAAEHADRAIALHAGRVLLDGGPREVFAQAEVLARTHVHPPAALLIGQRLGLAPLPLTPQELLAAVGIARQR
- a CDS encoding energy-coupling factor transporter transmembrane component T family protein, which encodes MLEYVQGDSFLHRLNPVTKLVVATCLVVATFLMPGFAPSLVVALLLLACAWLAGVAGRAIRPTLSILAPLAIALLLIQGMFYPGRQTPVVTVGPITFWREGLLYALTFTCRIAVIILAFLLLMLTTHPKALSVALVQRGMSPKLAYVFLASLQFIPEMQRRALIISEAQQARGLDTRANLWRRLGSLTVMLVPLIAGALIAAETRFLALEARGFGRKGQRTSLLEVPDGGVDRLLRWAAPALLLLLIAWKVVA
- a CDS encoding ECF transporter S component translates to MADTTPNRAGGLPFIRSISEDFTTRAWVLIPIGIGINVVGGYIAQVLRLPIFLDVIGTILVGVLAGPWVGALAGFLTNIVTGLVVNPTLLPYSATNLAIGLVAGILAVTGWFKSYWKVAVSGIIITIVAVVVSAPITVFVFGGVTGHGTDLIVGYFLATGNQLLSSVLKTSFIVEPIDKIISSYLAFFIARAIPARYRPPKARQTLPE
- a CDS encoding ABC transporter substrate-binding protein, producing MRTKLSRRHFLRASALAAGSLLLGCGGGGQRTSTPTTTSSAPTTPGASPTPPEVGQAPVATPQPSGLPQSISRATPASYAGEYHEAPMLAELVKAGKLPPVEQRLPKHPYVVPHKWVQQGKYGGRLEMSYSDQEGISTFMQECMYGHSPLRWLEDGTKVGPGLVEAWESNDDASRWTLHFREGIKWSDGKPFTVDDVLFWWEDMVLNEEHPALPPDECRSGKGTLAKFKKVDDYTLMVEFDAPQPIFPELLCKYVKRGQGGDWLQPKHYLKQFHPRYNPKVGKNWVMEFDEKKDFTRNPDCPALTGWVLAEIKPLDHTLWVRNPYYWCVDRWGNQLPYIDSVRLTYVQDPQVLRLRYMQGKADYVLSIFTDLTLADVSGFKQAEDKSGMEVRFWDSGSGTGSIFFFNFDYKNKAYRDLIRNTKFRKALSHAFNRQAVQKLVYYQTGELTTGTYSPKTLELRAGSGARQVYQQWRDSAIKYDPELAKQLLDEIGVVDKDGDGWRELPDGGKLLITLDYGAPGGPEHVQKNELLSKDWKAIGINARPNPVPPSSIADRWAAGQQFSRADWEVGDSMSIWVSPQWLFPIESTKWAPLHGSWWMVRGTPEEKRQTSLDPWRRTPLRIGPEDEAFFEPIGRMWQIYDRARVEVDPVKRGRMAWDAIKIHIEEGPFIMGCVANYPRIVLVKRGLMNVPRREDLTLHGFTNPWHHPTPAVYDPETWYWDNPQEHQP
- a CDS encoding polysaccharide deacetylase family protein; protein product: MGRSLVRAWLCSLLALVLLACRVGLGTPAQPLAQLPTRQSRPSQAHGAVFSPSHGSAPPALPSCHIAHPATPLPTRATNRHGTPPGPPAQPSPAPWRTPVPILMYHYIRPMPGPTDPVGRDLTVTPAHFAQQLAYLASHGYHTITLKELSLARAHRYALPPHPVVLTFDDGYEDFYTTAWPLLRSRHFEATVFVITALIGHRGYLTWGQIRQLDRTGMVEIGSHTVNHLDLTVLSPAAARYQLVQSRLELASRLGHPVDSFSYPGGRFNSRVVELVREAGYRSAVTTLYGWATPRSNPLALPRVRIHGSTTLSDLAHLLPR
- a CDS encoding SOS response-associated peptidase, with translation MCGRFGLEADPEQLAHRFGATQSEIPWAPRYNIAPSQEVPVVTPEKELALVRWGYSPQWMQEQSPSRQIINAKAETLFTSKTFRDAAVHDRVIVPCSYYFEWDRTKRPYLFRLRQAEIFGLAGVRLEQDGESRVVIVTTEPNRVAARVHARMPAVLRPEDEELWLSADETDPHRLGRLLLPVPDDWLEYYPVSRHVNNPSNDSPDIPQPAHQE
- a CDS encoding NAD-dependent epimerase/dehydratase family protein, translated to MKILLAGATGAIGRQLLPLLVAAGHEVVSTTRSPDRARLIAAAGGRPALVDCLDRAEVFELLRKEHPDVVIHQLTALSARDLEANSRLRIEGTRHLVDASLEVGVERMIAQSIAFAYAPGSGPATEDEPLHLEATGARGLTVAGVHALEQAVAEMPIGVVLRYGVLYGPGTWYARHGLFTEGLRRGEVVASDGVTSFVHVADAARAAVDALEWPAGPVNVVDDEPAAESTWMPLYAKLVGAPAPARRPGREGWQRGASNQRARELGWQPVYPSWREGFREVLSPGSR
- a CDS encoding NAD(P)/FAD-dependent oxidoreductase; the encoded protein is MPNGEPQVVVLGGGFAGMSAAHELARQLPRARITLVNRTNFAVFTPLLTEVAVGEIDLRHAAVNLRSLSRRVSFQQGEVEDVSPSDRVVRVRVGSSDAGLPEKQLELPYDHLVVALGSVTNFHHVASAEQHSFGMKTLEDAANLYNHILGAFELANALSDDGEHQRLLTFVTVGGGLSGVETTAAVNAFVRRLVLRYPNLHPADVRVVLVHHGSRLLEELGERLAAYTHQELERSGVEVLLRTELSEVAGDHVTLKGGRQIRTKTVVWTAGVAPNPIVDRIEAPKGAHGGLKVDPYLSVPGHPGLWAVGDCAEVPRVGGGSYAPTAQNATREGRTVAANIALVSQGRAPRPFRYSPIGELALVGRRSAIADLKGIKLSGLPAWLLWRGVYLAKIPSGSQRLRVAADWLLEVLAGRDINEAPSIRSTSP